The following proteins come from a genomic window of Novosphingobium sp. P6W:
- a CDS encoding Cof-type HAD-IIB family hydrolase — protein sequence MSDDRQDTAGPHQRSSSRSIGLFISDIDGTLVRSDKSLAPATVAAVKTLTEAGMPMSLISARPPSGILWIARELGLAGPFGAFNGGTLFDRGGVITAHCCLDQEVAEAIVGLVVEAGITCWVFAEGQWFSNDAADPHTGREVKSAGIKPTPVSDFRGRLARVDKIVGVSDDHTVIARLESEAAALAGARATVARSQPYYLDITAAGANKGDGIARLAEAFAVPLDGVAVIGDQMNDLPMFARAGVSIAMGQASDTVKSQAMHSTVSADEDGVAAAIARYVLPGW from the coding sequence ATGAGCGACGACAGGCAAGACACCGCTGGGCCGCATCAGCGCTCTTCCTCCCGCTCGATCGGGCTGTTCATATCCGACATCGACGGGACCTTGGTCCGCTCGGACAAGAGCTTGGCTCCGGCGACGGTTGCAGCGGTAAAAACGCTCACCGAGGCGGGGATGCCGATGAGCCTGATCAGCGCCCGGCCGCCGTCGGGTATCCTCTGGATCGCGCGCGAGCTTGGCCTTGCCGGTCCGTTCGGGGCTTTCAACGGAGGTACCCTGTTCGATCGCGGCGGCGTCATTACCGCGCATTGCTGTCTGGATCAGGAGGTCGCCGAAGCTATTGTCGGCCTGGTGGTGGAGGCCGGGATCACTTGCTGGGTCTTTGCGGAAGGCCAGTGGTTTTCAAACGACGCTGCCGACCCGCATACCGGGCGCGAGGTGAAGTCCGCCGGTATCAAACCGACGCCCGTTTCGGATTTTCGGGGGCGACTGGCGCGGGTGGACAAGATCGTCGGTGTCAGCGACGATCACACCGTCATCGCGCGGCTGGAAAGTGAGGCCGCAGCCTTGGCGGGAGCGCGCGCCACGGTTGCCCGTTCGCAGCCCTATTACCTCGATATTACCGCTGCCGGGGCGAACAAGGGTGATGGCATCGCGCGGTTGGCGGAAGCCTTCGCCGTGCCGCTCGATGGGGTCGCGGTGATCGGGGATCAGATGAACGACCTGCCGATGTTCGCGCGGGCAGGTGTGTCGATCGCGATGGGGCAGGCCAGCGATACGGTGAAGTCTCAGGCCATGCACAGCACTGTCAGCGCTGATGAGGACGGCGTTGCGGCGGCGATCGCACGGTATGTCCTGCCGGGCTGGTGA
- a CDS encoding glycoside hydrolase family 30 beta sandwich domain-containing protein, with the protein MIDRRSALKIAGAGCAASLASRAVAAAPTGGSTAAPHKGTSFLISSTQSRRWAAQPQPVVEADDGDLFGRSFSVDLAGPRQTMAGFGGAFSDLGWTALSALPAAECNKALDQVFGGGARLGHCRTPLGASDMAASAYSYDEVAGDFALDHFSLGRDRETVIPFIKAAQAREPDLTVWASPWSPPTWMKTNGAYQMAPGWPGKPANGIRPDQVRHEGEDGFIQEPRYFDAYARYFGRYVDGYAAEGIAIKAVMPQNEFNSAQPYVSCVWTAEGLARFLPVLAGEMGKRGVEVLLGTLERGDAGLVAKVMAHPAAAAVIRGIGVQWAGRAALPELEKAYPQLALWGSEQECGVGTNDWQYARYNWRVLQDYLKHGVSVWTYWNIALADGGESIAGWPQNSLIAVDAKKGTWRLTHDYWALRHTSAFVRPGARYLPTPSNIGYEFQYAFRNPDGSVVVVMMNDMAEPQSRKIVLGSRQVRVELPADSFTTLVLSARDLAGD; encoded by the coding sequence ATGATCGATCGACGTTCCGCTTTGAAAATCGCCGGTGCCGGGTGCGCGGCTTCGCTTGCATCCAGGGCAGTTGCCGCAGCGCCGACCGGTGGATCGACGGCCGCGCCGCACAAAGGCACTTCCTTCCTGATATCGAGCACGCAGTCCCGCCGCTGGGCCGCGCAGCCGCAGCCGGTGGTGGAGGCCGACGACGGCGATCTTTTTGGCCGTTCGTTCAGTGTGGATCTGGCCGGGCCCCGCCAGACGATGGCGGGTTTCGGCGGCGCCTTCAGCGATCTGGGCTGGACCGCACTTTCCGCCTTGCCGGCAGCGGAGTGTAACAAGGCGCTGGATCAGGTTTTCGGCGGGGGTGCGCGCCTTGGCCATTGCCGCACCCCGCTTGGCGCCAGCGACATGGCCGCGTCGGCCTATAGCTATGACGAGGTCGCGGGTGATTTCGCGCTCGATCACTTCTCGCTCGGGAGGGACCGCGAGACGGTGATCCCGTTCATCAAGGCTGCGCAGGCGCGTGAGCCGGATCTGACCGTCTGGGCCTCGCCATGGTCGCCGCCGACCTGGATGAAGACCAACGGGGCCTATCAGATGGCGCCGGGCTGGCCCGGCAAGCCCGCCAACGGCATTCGCCCGGATCAGGTGCGACACGAAGGCGAGGACGGCTTCATCCAGGAGCCGCGCTACTTCGATGCCTATGCACGCTACTTCGGCCGATACGTCGACGGTTATGCGGCGGAAGGCATCGCGATCAAGGCGGTGATGCCGCAGAACGAATTCAATTCCGCCCAGCCTTACGTCTCCTGCGTCTGGACAGCAGAAGGGCTGGCGCGCTTCCTGCCGGTGCTGGCCGGCGAAATGGGCAAGCGCGGGGTCGAAGTGCTGCTCGGCACGCTGGAAAGGGGCGATGCGGGGCTGGTGGCCAAGGTGATGGCGCACCCGGCCGCTGCCGCCGTGATCCGCGGCATCGGAGTGCAATGGGCAGGCCGCGCGGCGCTGCCTGAACTGGAGAAGGCCTATCCGCAACTGGCGCTATGGGGCAGCGAGCAGGAGTGCGGGGTCGGTACGAACGACTGGCAATACGCCCGCTACAACTGGCGCGTCTTGCAGGATTACCTGAAGCACGGGGTCAGCGTGTGGACGTATTGGAACATCGCGCTGGCGGATGGCGGAGAGAGCATCGCGGGCTGGCCGCAGAACTCGCTCATCGCGGTGGACGCGAAGAAAGGAACGTGGCGGCTGACCCATGATTATTGGGCGCTGCGGCACACCAGCGCCTTCGTGCGCCCCGGCGCGCGCTACCTGCCTACCCCCAGCAACATCGGCTATGAATTCCAGTATGCCTTCCGCAATCCCGATGGCAGCGTGGTGGTCGTCATGATGAACGACATGGCCGAGCCGCAATCTCGCAAGATCGTGCTGGGCTCGCGGCAGGTGCGCGTGGAACTGCCTGCGGACAGCTTCACCACGCTGGTTCTTTCGGCGCGGGACCTGGCGGGCGACTGA
- a CDS encoding efflux RND transporter permease subunit, which yields MLAGLVRFALVQRVFVLAVAALLVVLGVRAGRDVPLDVFPEFAPPMVEIQTEAPGLSTEEVESLVTVPIETAVNGVPDLMTLRSKSVLGLSSVQILFERGTDVLRARQMVGEGVAQVQARLPLAARQPVLMPPLSSTSRAMKIGLTSAKLDQMKLSELVRWTIRPRLMAVPGVANVAVWGQRDRQLQVLVDPDRLRVAGVTLAEVRAAAGDAVLVGGGGFIDTPNQRLPVQQAGMVQDAKDLAQAIVKQSGEAPVRIGDVARVVDGHAPPIGNAIIDDVPGIMLIVEKQPTANTLELTRAVEAALAELKPGLTDVKVDTTIFRPATFIERSIDNLTRALLIGCLLVAVVLFVFTRDWRQAIISLVAIPLSLLGAGLVLLWSGMTINVMVIAGLVIALGEVVDDAIIDVENIARRLRINRESASPRPAFEVVLAASLEVRSAVVFASLIVMLVFLPIFFLGGVAGTFFQPLAVAYVLAIAASLLVALTVTPALCLLLLPGAPQDGERDTRFVGWLKGRYSGVLPRMVGRPGGAMAVVAGGLLLAGIGYATFKDQFLPDFRETDFLMHFVEKPGTSIEAMDRITIRASKELRAIPGVRNFGAHIGRAEAADEVVGPNFTELWISLDEKADYDASVAHIKQVVDGYPGLYRDVLTYLRERIKEVLTGAGATIVVRIYGPEQEELRRAGQRVREAVGGIAGVSDLKLESQVLVAQLRVTPKPGELARLGLTAGEVRRQAQTLIAQQKVGEIYREQKAFDVALWGEPAVRGNIHALRDLMIQAPTGAAVRLADVADVAIVPAPNEVKRENGQRRLDVTMNVAGADLGTVAQAVEAQVGKVQFASGYHPEVLGEYAALKESRQRLWATGAVCLVGILLLVWIEFRSRRVTALVGVSLPFALVGGVVAVALTGGILSLGSLVGFVTVIGIAARNGIMLLSHYQHLQREEGMAFGRELVLRGAEERLVPILMTAACAGLALVPLIAAGNAPGHEIEHPMAIVILGGLVSSTVLNLFLMPALYARFGQERKPTPEPSGREAAA from the coding sequence ATGCTGGCAGGACTGGTCCGCTTCGCGCTTGTGCAGCGCGTGTTCGTGTTGGCGGTGGCGGCGCTGCTCGTGGTTCTGGGCGTGCGTGCCGGACGCGATGTGCCGCTCGACGTGTTCCCCGAATTCGCGCCGCCGATGGTCGAGATCCAGACCGAGGCGCCCGGCCTTTCGACCGAGGAAGTCGAAAGCCTCGTCACCGTGCCGATCGAGACGGCGGTGAACGGCGTGCCCGATCTGATGACGCTGCGCTCCAAATCGGTGCTGGGGCTGTCTTCGGTTCAGATCCTGTTCGAGCGGGGCACCGATGTCCTGCGCGCCCGCCAGATGGTGGGTGAAGGCGTGGCGCAGGTGCAGGCGCGCCTGCCGCTGGCCGCACGCCAGCCGGTGCTGATGCCGCCGCTTTCCTCCACCAGCCGGGCGATGAAGATCGGGCTGACTTCGGCCAAGCTGGACCAGATGAAGCTGTCCGAACTTGTGCGCTGGACCATCCGGCCGCGCCTGATGGCGGTGCCGGGCGTCGCCAACGTCGCCGTATGGGGCCAGCGCGACCGTCAGTTGCAGGTGCTCGTCGATCCCGACCGCCTGCGCGTGGCGGGCGTGACGCTGGCCGAAGTGCGCGCCGCGGCGGGCGATGCGGTGCTGGTCGGCGGCGGCGGTTTCATCGACACGCCCAACCAGCGCCTGCCGGTGCAGCAGGCGGGCATGGTGCAGGACGCAAAGGATCTGGCGCAGGCCATCGTCAAGCAGTCCGGCGAGGCCCCCGTGCGCATCGGCGACGTAGCCCGCGTGGTGGATGGCCATGCCCCGCCGATCGGCAACGCCATCATCGACGACGTGCCCGGCATCATGCTGATCGTCGAGAAACAGCCTACCGCCAACACCCTCGAACTCACCCGCGCGGTTGAGGCCGCGCTGGCCGAGCTTAAGCCGGGGCTTACGGACGTGAAGGTCGACACCACGATTTTCCGGCCCGCGACGTTCATCGAACGCTCGATCGACAACCTTACGCGCGCCTTGCTGATCGGCTGCCTGCTGGTGGCGGTGGTCCTGTTCGTCTTCACCCGCGACTGGCGGCAGGCGATCATCAGCCTTGTCGCCATTCCGCTGTCGCTGCTGGGCGCGGGACTGGTCTTGCTGTGGAGCGGCATGACGATCAACGTGATGGTCATCGCTGGGCTGGTGATCGCGCTGGGCGAAGTGGTCGATGACGCGATCATCGACGTCGAGAATATCGCCCGCCGCCTGCGCATCAACCGCGAAAGCGCCAGCCCCAGGCCCGCCTTCGAGGTCGTGCTGGCGGCGTCGCTGGAAGTGCGCTCGGCGGTGGTCTTCGCCTCGCTGATCGTGATGCTGGTGTTCCTGCCGATCTTCTTCCTTGGCGGGGTGGCGGGCACGTTCTTCCAGCCGCTGGCGGTAGCCTATGTGCTGGCTATCGCGGCTTCGCTGCTGGTCGCGCTCACGGTGACGCCGGCGCTGTGCCTGCTGCTTCTGCCCGGCGCACCGCAGGATGGGGAGCGCGATACGCGCTTCGTGGGCTGGCTGAAGGGCCGCTACAGCGGCGTCCTGCCCCGGATGGTCGGTCGGCCCGGAGGCGCCATGGCCGTGGTCGCGGGCGGGTTGCTGCTTGCCGGGATCGGCTACGCGACGTTCAAGGACCAGTTCCTGCCCGACTTTCGCGAGACGGACTTCCTGATGCACTTCGTCGAAAAGCCCGGCACCTCGATCGAGGCGATGGACCGGATCACCATCCGCGCCTCCAAGGAACTGCGCGCGATCCCCGGCGTGCGCAATTTCGGCGCCCACATCGGCCGCGCCGAGGCAGCGGACGAAGTGGTCGGTCCCAACTTCACAGAACTGTGGATCAGCCTTGATGAGAAGGCCGATTACGATGCTTCGGTCGCGCATATCAAGCAGGTGGTCGACGGCTACCCCGGCCTCTACCGCGACGTGCTGACGTACCTTCGCGAACGCATCAAGGAAGTGCTGACCGGCGCCGGAGCCACCATTGTCGTGCGCATCTACGGCCCCGAGCAGGAAGAACTGCGCCGTGCCGGGCAGCGCGTGCGCGAGGCGGTCGGCGGCATAGCGGGCGTGTCCGACCTCAAGCTGGAAAGCCAGGTGCTGGTCGCCCAGCTTCGCGTGACCCCAAAGCCGGGCGAACTGGCGCGGCTGGGCCTGACGGCGGGCGAAGTGAGGCGGCAGGCGCAGACCCTCATCGCCCAGCAGAAAGTGGGCGAGATCTACCGTGAGCAGAAGGCGTTCGACGTCGCGCTCTGGGGCGAACCGGCGGTGCGGGGCAATATCCACGCGCTGCGGGATCTGATGATCCAGGCCCCGACCGGCGCTGCGGTGCGGCTGGCGGACGTGGCGGATGTGGCCATCGTCCCCGCTCCCAACGAAGTGAAGCGAGAGAATGGCCAGCGCCGTCTCGATGTGACGATGAACGTGGCGGGTGCCGATCTGGGCACTGTCGCGCAGGCGGTTGAGGCACAAGTGGGCAAAGTGCAGTTCGCCAGCGGCTATCATCCCGAAGTGCTGGGCGAATATGCAGCGCTGAAGGAATCGCGCCAGCGCCTCTGGGCGACCGGGGCGGTGTGCCTTGTCGGCATCCTGCTGCTGGTCTGGATCGAGTTCCGCTCTCGCCGGGTGACGGCGCTTGTGGGTGTCAGCCTGCCGTTTGCGCTTGTCGGCGGGGTGGTTGCCGTCGCTCTGACGGGCGGGATACTTTCGCTAGGCTCGCTGGTCGGCTTCGTTACCGTGATCGGCATCGCCGCGCGCAACGGGATCATGCTGCTATCGCACTATCAGCATCTCCAGCGCGAGGAGGGGATGGCTTTCGGCCGCGAACTGGTGCTGCGCGGAGCGGAGGAGCGCCTGGTTCCGATCCTCATGACGGCGGCTTGCGCGGGGCTTGCTCTGGTGCCGCTGATCGCTGCAGGCAACGCGCCGGGGCACGAGATCGAGCATCCGATGGCGATCGTCATCCTTGGCGGCCTCGTGTCCTCGACAGTGCTGAACCTGTTCCTGATGCCCGCGCTCTATGCCCGGTTCGGTCAGGAGCGTAAGCCGACGCCTGAACCCTCGGGCCGGGAGGCGGCGGCATGA
- a CDS encoding response regulator transcription factor, whose amino-acid sequence MRILIVEDDEETRGFIAKGLEQAGHSVAAGSDGRGGLFLATGGGFDVLVVDRMLPWLDGLSLVKALRAAGDATPVLMLTAMGGISDRVDGLESGADDYLVKPFAFSELAARINALGRRPAARVETHQLIVGDIVLDLHRRTVERAGMRVTLQPREFALLAELMRNPRRVMTRTMLLERVWDFDFDPKTNIVDTHLSRLRSKLNAGFAEDAIETVRGAGYMMRGG is encoded by the coding sequence ATGAGAATCCTGATCGTTGAAGATGACGAGGAAACGCGCGGCTTCATCGCCAAGGGGCTGGAGCAGGCGGGACATTCCGTTGCCGCCGGCAGCGACGGCAGGGGAGGCTTGTTCCTGGCGACCGGGGGCGGCTTCGACGTTCTGGTGGTCGACCGTATGTTGCCGTGGCTGGACGGCCTCTCGCTGGTCAAGGCCCTGCGGGCTGCGGGCGATGCGACGCCGGTATTGATGCTCACCGCGATGGGCGGCATTTCCGACCGGGTCGACGGCCTCGAATCGGGCGCCGACGATTACCTCGTAAAGCCTTTCGCCTTTTCCGAACTGGCGGCGCGGATCAACGCGCTGGGCCGCCGTCCGGCGGCGCGGGTGGAGACGCACCAGCTGATCGTGGGCGATATCGTGCTGGACCTGCATCGCCGCACGGTCGAACGCGCGGGCATGCGCGTCACCTTGCAACCGCGCGAATTCGCGCTGCTGGCCGAACTGATGCGCAATCCGCGCCGGGTGATGACCCGCACGATGCTGCTGGAGCGGGTCTGGGATTTCGACTTCGATCCCAAGACCAACATCGTCGATACCCACCTCAGCCGACTGCGCTCGAAACTGAATGCCGGATTTGCGGAAGACGCCATCGAAACCGTGCGCGGCGCCGGTTACATGATGCGCGGCGGATGA
- a CDS encoding efflux transporter outer membrane subunit, giving the protein MASISPVPDNWWRLYEDPQLDTLVAASLAANADLRVAYANLDDARAALRQARAARLPTTTIESALTLDDPSGQPSAASVSASDWDIAASASWDIDLFGRLRAGALAAKADAEAQAAALDAVKVAVAADTVLAYVELCGSTRALAEANAVSAAQERSVRLVREQLAAGDVSPLEVSQVAALAASTRAAIAPFEAQRANALYRIAILQGRPPAEARSMGLACTAMPRLRGAVPVGDGTALLLRRPDVREAERKLAAAAARVGVARADFYPRVNLGGALGLLAGGFDAVASPLVSWAFPNQAPARAKLAQAKAGEQAALAGWDVVVLKALREVETGLAAYDAEVRRNRDLGEAAAEAQAYARRAASRVRLGDAASLLQVDAERTLAAARLAKAQADLAAAQSEVALFRSLGGGWRNAAGTR; this is encoded by the coding sequence GTGGCCTCGATCTCGCCAGTACCCGACAACTGGTGGCGGCTTTACGAAGACCCCCAACTCGATACGCTGGTCGCGGCAAGCCTTGCCGCCAATGCCGACCTGCGGGTCGCCTATGCCAACCTCGACGATGCGCGCGCTGCCCTGCGTCAGGCCAGGGCGGCGCGCCTGCCGACCACTACCATCGAGAGCGCCCTGACGCTCGACGACCCTTCCGGCCAGCCCAGCGCCGCCTCGGTATCGGCCAGCGACTGGGACATTGCCGCCTCGGCCAGCTGGGACATCGACCTGTTCGGCCGCCTGCGCGCCGGTGCGCTGGCCGCCAAGGCCGATGCCGAGGCGCAGGCCGCCGCGCTGGACGCGGTGAAGGTCGCGGTCGCGGCGGACACGGTGCTGGCCTACGTCGAGCTTTGCGGCTCCACCCGCGCTTTGGCGGAAGCGAACGCGGTTTCGGCGGCGCAGGAGCGGTCGGTGCGGCTGGTGCGCGAACAGTTGGCGGCAGGCGATGTGTCGCCGCTCGAAGTTTCGCAGGTCGCCGCGCTGGCGGCATCCACCCGCGCCGCCATCGCACCGTTCGAGGCGCAGCGCGCCAATGCGCTATACCGCATCGCCATCTTGCAGGGCCGCCCTCCCGCCGAGGCGCGAAGCATGGGCCTTGCCTGCACGGCCATGCCCCGGCTCAGAGGCGCCGTGCCGGTGGGGGACGGCACCGCGCTACTGCTGCGCCGCCCCGACGTGCGCGAGGCCGAGCGCAAGCTGGCCGCCGCGGCCGCGCGGGTAGGCGTGGCGCGCGCTGACTTCTATCCGCGCGTCAACCTGGGCGGCGCGCTGGGGCTGCTGGCGGGCGGTTTCGACGCGGTCGCCTCGCCGCTGGTGAGCTGGGCCTTTCCGAACCAGGCCCCGGCCCGTGCGAAACTTGCGCAGGCGAAGGCCGGTGAGCAGGCGGCGCTGGCCGGCTGGGACGTCGTGGTACTCAAGGCCCTGCGCGAAGTGGAGACCGGCCTCGCCGCTTATGACGCCGAAGTGCGCCGCAACCGGGATCTGGGCGAAGCCGCTGCCGAAGCACAGGCCTACGCTCGCCGCGCTGCTTCAAGGGTTCGCCTTGGCGACGCGGCAAGCCTGCTGCAGGTCGACGCCGAACGCACGCTTGCCGCCGCCCGCCTTGCCAAGGCGCAGGCCGACCTTGCGGCCGCGCAGTCGGAGGTGGCCTTGTTTCGCTCGCTGGGAGGCGGCTGGCGCAATGCGGCGGGAACGCGCTAG
- a CDS encoding S24/S26 family peptidase, translated as MPLSAVDRSRLPGAVKRRGLFGFKLIRVRGRSMVPTFCDGDYALVRRPVRGRPPGTGDVVSLQRGGEARLIKRLGIRSANGRFRLSGDGASSQPSVDLGTVCIHEIEGVVVARLSGSRTSLIRRQPGKAVQSGQ; from the coding sequence ATGCCCCTATCCGCCGTCGATCGAAGTCGTCTACCCGGTGCTGTAAAGCGCCGCGGGTTGTTCGGATTCAAGCTCATCAGGGTGCGCGGCCGCAGCATGGTGCCGACGTTTTGCGACGGCGATTATGCTCTGGTCAGGCGCCCTGTGCGGGGACGGCCCCCGGGGACCGGCGATGTCGTTAGCCTGCAGCGCGGCGGGGAGGCGCGGCTGATCAAGCGGCTGGGCATCCGCTCGGCGAATGGCCGGTTTCGCCTGTCGGGCGACGGTGCATCATCGCAGCCCTCCGTCGATCTGGGGACCGTGTGCATCCATGAGATCGAGGGGGTGGTCGTCGCCCGGCTTTCCGGGTCGAGGACAAGCCTGATACGGCGACAGCCTGGGAAGGCCGTTCAATCTGGCCAATGA
- a CDS encoding HupE/UreJ family protein, translated as MRSKLSLASLSAVLMAALPTAALAHPGHEQTSSFMQGIGHPFSGIDHILAMVMIGLFAVQLGGRAIWALPLTFVSFMALGSLSGAAGIAPSLVEIGIGVSVVVLGGLIAMQVRLPMIAATALAAAIALLHGYAHGAEAQGGVSMPYLAGFLTGTAALHGGGIAAGLGLARTGGRLGTRVAGGLAAATGMFLVAG; from the coding sequence ATGCGTTCGAAGCTATCCCTTGCCTCGCTTTCCGCCGTGTTGATGGCCGCGTTGCCGACAGCGGCGCTGGCGCATCCCGGCCATGAGCAGACGTCCAGCTTCATGCAGGGCATCGGCCATCCGTTTTCCGGCATCGACCATATTCTTGCCATGGTGATGATCGGCCTGTTCGCCGTCCAGCTTGGCGGCCGCGCGATATGGGCGTTGCCGCTGACTTTCGTGAGCTTCATGGCGCTGGGCAGTCTCAGCGGCGCTGCGGGCATTGCGCCTTCGCTCGTCGAAATCGGCATCGGGGTTTCGGTGGTGGTCCTGGGCGGGCTGATCGCGATGCAGGTGCGCCTGCCGATGATCGCCGCAACGGCTCTTGCGGCAGCGATCGCCCTGTTACACGGCTATGCCCACGGCGCTGAAGCGCAGGGCGGCGTATCGATGCCCTATCTCGCCGGGTTCCTGACAGGCACGGCGGCGCTTCATGGTGGCGGTATAGCGGCAGGTCTTGGCTTGGCGCGGACCGGCGGCCGCTTGGGCACCCGCGTCGCAGGCGGACTGGCCGCTGCGACCGGAATGTTCCTGGTCGCGGGCTGA
- a CDS encoding ATP-binding protein — protein MKPGKLWRTTSGLVTLVALVFALVTVAIGAIAYEVTHEALEEQLDHRITTETAALLAEAHSGGLPAIGAAIRRREASRSTERLEYLLADDGGRIAAGTMRAGLPSRAGFEELLEYRRSPGGSVRIAQALTTRVRGGTLVVGADRADLDAIDRRLLILFSGALAGMLLVGIAAAVLIGWMTRLRLEGIDATAQAIIGGDLSRRVPRDGSDSEFDRLAGTLNRMLDRIEGLMESLRQVSSDVAHDLRTPLTRLCSSLERAAGEADPAARADQIENARGQAAELLEIFTALLRIAEVEGFADRLPLHSLDLSALVEQMAESYRPDIEDSGRHLDTRIEPGLAVVGDRRLLSQAAANLLDNCLRHTPEGTAIMLRAKASPRGIVLSIHDDGPGIPQEDRTRIFQRFARSERARSTPGHGLGLALVQAIVSAHGGHVLLEDEEGFHLTIELPPAS, from the coding sequence ATGAAGCCGGGCAAGTTGTGGCGCACGACATCGGGGCTGGTCACGCTCGTCGCGCTGGTATTCGCACTGGTGACGGTGGCGATCGGCGCGATTGCCTACGAGGTGACCCACGAGGCGCTGGAAGAGCAGCTCGACCACCGCATCACGACGGAAACGGCGGCCCTGCTGGCCGAAGCGCATAGCGGCGGGCTTCCGGCCATCGGCGCGGCCATTCGCCGGCGCGAGGCATCACGCTCGACTGAGCGTCTCGAATATCTGCTTGCCGATGATGGCGGGCGCATCGCCGCAGGCACCATGCGGGCAGGTCTTCCGTCCCGGGCCGGCTTCGAGGAACTGCTGGAATATCGACGTTCGCCCGGCGGCAGCGTGCGGATCGCGCAGGCGCTGACCACCAGGGTACGGGGCGGGACGCTGGTCGTCGGCGCCGATCGGGCCGATCTCGATGCGATCGATCGCCGCCTTCTCATCCTGTTTTCAGGTGCTTTGGCAGGTATGTTGCTGGTGGGCATCGCTGCCGCCGTGCTGATCGGGTGGATGACCCGTCTGCGTCTCGAAGGGATCGATGCCACGGCGCAGGCGATCATTGGCGGCGACTTGTCCCGCCGGGTGCCGCGCGATGGGTCGGACAGCGAGTTCGACCGCCTCGCCGGTACGCTCAACCGCATGCTTGACCGCATCGAGGGGCTTATGGAGAGCCTGCGGCAGGTGTCGAGCGATGTCGCGCATGACTTGCGCACACCGCTGACGCGCCTTTGCAGCAGCCTGGAAAGGGCTGCCGGGGAAGCGGACCCGGCGGCGCGCGCGGACCAGATCGAAAACGCGCGCGGACAGGCCGCCGAACTGCTGGAGATATTCACCGCGCTGCTGAGGATCGCCGAAGTGGAAGGATTTGCGGACCGGCTGCCGCTTCACTCGCTCGATCTGTCCGCGTTGGTCGAGCAGATGGCAGAAAGCTACCGGCCTGACATAGAGGACAGCGGCCGGCACCTCGATACGCGGATCGAGCCTGGCCTTGCGGTCGTCGGCGATCGCAGGCTGCTGAGCCAGGCAGCCGCCAACCTGTTAGACAATTGCCTGCGTCACACGCCCGAGGGCACCGCGATCATGCTGCGGGCCAAAGCAAGTCCGCGCGGCATAGTCCTGAGCATCCACGACGATGGGCCGGGGATACCGCAGGAGGACCGGACGCGAATCTTCCAGCGCTTTGCCAGGTCGGAACGGGCGCGCTCTACGCCGGGGCATGGGCTGGGCCTTGCCCTCGTCCAGGCGATCGTCTCCGCGCATGGCGGGCATGTCCTGCTGGAAGACGAGGAAGGTTTTCATCTTACTATCGAATTGCCACCGGCGTCCTGA
- the sodN gene encoding superoxide dismutase, Ni, translated as MISISNLLDRISGIDEAQAHCDIPCKIYDPGPALIAAVSVVRMMDILHEIAAKADADPVSKHNTMSRNIAMKEKEAEKVKAEVRVIWGDYFKAPQFEKFPEIHDLTHRIMMAGSACKQDVHRADGEKLVELVNRFAEIFWATKDIETVRRPCPYPPSIEVVYPVL; from the coding sequence ATGATTTCCATTTCAAACCTGCTCGACCGTATCTCCGGCATCGATGAGGCGCAGGCCCACTGCGACATTCCCTGCAAGATCTACGATCCGGGCCCGGCGCTGATCGCCGCTGTTTCGGTGGTGCGGATGATGGACATCCTGCACGAGATCGCCGCCAAGGCCGATGCCGATCCGGTGTCGAAGCACAACACGATGTCGCGCAACATCGCGATGAAGGAAAAAGAGGCAGAGAAGGTGAAAGCCGAGGTCCGGGTGATCTGGGGCGATTACTTCAAGGCGCCGCAGTTCGAGAAATTCCCCGAGATCCACGATCTGACCCACAGGATCATGATGGCCGGCAGCGCCTGCAAGCAGGACGTGCACCGCGCCGACGGCGAGAAGCTTGTCGAACTGGTGAACCGCTTTGCCGAGATTTTCTGGGCCACCAAGGATATCGAGACGGTGCGCCGCCCATGCCCCTATCCGCCGTCGATCGAAGTCGTCTACCCGGTGCTGTAA
- a CDS encoding efflux RND transporter periplasmic adaptor subunit, producing MWVRVSVFGSDMDAVQRGAGVTVRPLGQGGTSREARPVQAPPSANAAAGTVDLYYSLSNRDQAYRVGQRVAVDLPMGGRTEGLSVPSSALVRDIYGSEWVYQKTAPNTYVRQRVAVASESEGQALLARGLAQGAEVVTVGAAELFGTEFGAAH from the coding sequence GTGTGGGTACGTGTTTCGGTGTTCGGCAGCGATATGGACGCGGTGCAGCGCGGCGCGGGGGTGACCGTCAGGCCACTGGGGCAGGGCGGGACCTCGCGGGAGGCGCGTCCGGTGCAGGCGCCGCCATCGGCCAATGCGGCGGCGGGCACGGTCGATCTCTATTACAGTCTTTCCAATCGCGATCAGGCGTACCGGGTGGGCCAGCGGGTCGCCGTGGACCTGCCGATGGGCGGCCGGACAGAAGGGCTTTCGGTGCCCTCGTCCGCCCTTGTGCGCGATATCTACGGTAGCGAATGGGTCTATCAGAAGACCGCGCCGAACACTTATGTGCGCCAGCGCGTGGCGGTAGCGTCGGAAAGCGAGGGGCAGGCGCTGCTGGCGCGCGGTCTTGCGCAAGGGGCCGAGGTGGTCACCGTGGGCGCTGCCGAACTGTTCGGCACCGAATTCGGGGCGGCACACTGA